GCAGGTTTACAAAACATTTGCCCCTATGCTGCCTTACCTCTTCTTTTACGACCCTGATTTAAATAGAAATAATCGTGTGAGAGCATGTCATAAATATTGCAGACAGTGACGCCACAGATACTAGCACTGCACCAGGACTAACTGGCAATTCTAGTTAGTCTACACGCACCACCCACTTCAACACCTGGCCCCACCTAGCAGAAGCATTGAGACAACAACTGGTTGGTATTTAAGTAACAATGCAAAGCTACATTGGAGCTGCATATTTTGAGTTTCAGGAAACAACAAATAAGATAAGattgtcaaaatatattttgtcagAATATGAAAACAAGACAATTGCCCCTTTGCGAAGTCCTGCCCCCAGATCGCACCAAAGGATAGCAATTGTCGTTGAGTCTGAACACCTCGGACAAGCTCATGATTCAAACACATGAAAGCCAATGCGAGCTATGGCAAAACAGAGTTTATCAAAAAAGTGGCTAAATAACAGTGCACGAGGGGAACTTGCTACTGATTTCTGAAATGCAGAGCCTGTTGAAGTATTTTTAGAATCTGAAATTAGACTTTTGTTACTTTGTTTGCTAGCTCAGCTGGTTAGCTAGTGCTTTCTCAATGACCACCAAACCTTgctaaagctagctagccagttagcaaAACATTTTCTCAAAATGTATGTAAGCTAGCTAAGTTAACTATATTATGAACACAACCATCATCTGTCGATATCAGGATACCACTTGAGAGTACTAATTAGCTCCAAGTGGTTAGTAGTAACGTTGACTGCGTGCATTCAGAGCCATCCAGTGGCTAGCCACACTACAAACTTCATCTTAACAGGTTCCCCTGAAGCAATTGTAATGGACGGTCCACCACAACATACCCAATAGTATCCTAATTATCAAGGGATAGTCTGAGTTTAATTTTATTGTGTTGTAAAAACAGTTTGGCCTCCCGAGTAGCGCAGTGATCAAGGtgctgcatcgcagtgctagctgtgccactagagattctgggttcgagtccaggctctgtcagagCCTGCCACAACTTGGCCGGCACGGGGtcggcgcacaattagcccagcgtcgtccgggttaggggagggtttggccggcagggatgtccttgtcccatcgcacactagcgactcctgtggaagACCCGGGCGCACCAGGTGCAGTGTTTCCTGCAACACATTGGAGCGGCTGacttccaggttaagtgggcattatgtcaagaagcagtgcggcttggttgggttgtgttttcaGAGGACGCTCGGCTCTCGACCTACGCCTCTTCCGAGTCCGTACCGGAGTTGCAGCGAcgagactaactaccaattgtgTACCACGCAATTGTGGAGAAAACAGGGCAAAAAAAAGTTTGAGATTGTTGTGAGGGGTTTTCTCCAGAAGTTTGAATGGGGAATGGAGCTTCCTGGGAAAATGTTGTCTGAGTGGGGCGGTGGTCAGCGAAGAATAAATTGGAGTCAAATTTCCTTTCAGCGCTTATCCCCTCTTTATTTACCTGTGCGCTCATATATGTTTTTCCATAAACATCAAAGTAACAGCAACATATTTTGCAGTGGTGAAAACAGAAAATGTGTCCCTGGTTATGAAAGTATGTTACATATTGATCTAAGCATGTGCCAGGACTCACCTCCTCATCAGCTGCCACACCAGGGCTAGCGTCAGGGTGGCATTGCCATCGTTCAGGTCCTGCCCACCGATGCCAACGAGAGAGAACTTCGCCGTCGTCTTCCCCAGCTCCACCGCATAGTTGCAGTTCTCCAACTGAGCAGAGAAAGCATAGCAGTTGTCAAGAGAAACACACCTTTAGTCTCTCTCCAGAACTGGAGCTGTGTTCTTTTGATCTGTGAGCTTCTGAATAGTTGTAGACAGAAACAGTAAATTCTGCCATTTGATCATTATTTAGCATTTTTTCAAAGTAAAAATTATAGGAGGAACATACATTTTATTTGAGAATATAGTTTACCTTTTTCATGTTGGTACCAATCTTGGGATATGGTGGTTTGTTGACTTTGTTGGTCCAGTCGACGGGCACTTTGATCTTTTCATAAAGTTGGAGGATGACCAAGGCGTCCGCTAGGTCTCTATAGAGGAAAGATAATCGTTATATAGGTTACCTGACCATGTGTATGAATACCACTGGTAGGGAGCAGTAAGGTATTGACATGTTAATTTTCAATGTAAATAATTACTTGCATTTGGTACATACCCATACAGATGATTGACATGTGGGTTTACACCCAGGGAATTCATCCAGTTCCGGAATGTTCGTTCTTCTCGTGTCTCACCTAAACAGAAAAGATGTTGGGTGATTTTATGTTCTCAGGGAGTACAATGTACACTGGACAAAATCCACCCAGCAATCATAACCAACAGATGTCTAGCTCAGCACCCACCTTCCAGCAGCCCCCAGTCGATGTCCTCTCCCTCAGGCTTGGTGAGAGATGGGTACTTGTTGAAGAGATTGGCCACAAAGGCCAGGTTGAGTTTGGGGTTGCCGGCGACGACATCAGCTGGGGTGACAAACTGTCGACAGCCCAGCCTGTCAGCCTGCTGAAGCATGTTCTCTGCCCTTTTCAGGTCATCCTTCTCCTGCAGGTCATAGACACACCACAGGTTCATACCGGGGACGTATTTTATTTATCCTTCTGAATGTACGTATATTAACTGAAAACAATTGATTCTCTGTATATGAAATGTGTATATTCTCCGTTAAGGTGCTTACACTGAAGCCTGCCATGCTGATGTCTATGCGTGGTTGATCTTCCTCTGTGCCTTTGGGGGAGATTTGGTTGAGAAGGTGGAAATAGGCTCTGGAGTCCTGAAACAGAGACCGACATCTCGTTTGAACCTCAGCATTGGAAAGATATACAAGTACACTGGGATACAAGGTTGTGCAGGCCACATGGGAACAAGACGACACAGGACACAATGGATAGGTATGCAATGACCATGACGAACAATGGAAATATTAATACTGTACAATGATCTTGATGACACATGTATGAAGCTATTGTCAATTCCTATACATTATGGAAATTGATCTATGAAGTACCTTTACAGGTTGAAAGGTCTGTCAGCTGAAGAAAAGATACAGTCAGTCAGAAATATCAAAGCACAGGCATAAAAACCAAAGATATCATCAGAGCAAAGAATTGTTTGCTTTGAAAGAATAGAATTAAGAGTCCAGATTTGGTTGAAGCCTTGATTGTCTAATCAATTTTATTAAGCCATAGTTCCACTTCTTTCTGAGGACAACATAAAACTATTTCACCTTCATTAACCATACAGATACAGTGAATACGAACCAAACATACATGGACCGTACATCCCTACCTTAATGTCGGAGCTGAAGTTATTGATCTTCTGCCAACCAGCGTTCTCCAGGTGAAAGTTAGCCCAGCGCAACAGCAGCTCCTCTGGAGACAGCTTCATCAGGTCCTCCagggtctctccatctctcagcaGAGCAGCCAAGGCTGGGGGGGGGTTCACAGGACATTCGCTCAGCCACAGCACCTCAACACTCACTGACCAAAGAGTTCTTTAACCAGGAAAAGCCACTCCAACACCGAGGACAAACTGGCTGGACGTCAATGTTGTAATGGGTAAATGTACCATGATGAGGAATAACACGACGGTTAGATACAGGTTCATGAGTCGCCAAGACAGTGATTGTGCTGTGAAAGTTCCTCACCTTCATTTCTGCTGAGCTCAATGTCAGCAAAAAGGCCGATCTTGATGATCTGCCACAGCAGGCCCAGTACCAAATGGGGCTTCCCCTCCCTTAGGTCCAGAGCCCCGATGTTCACCACGTGGCAGCCAATAGCAGAGGCCGAGTTCAGAGCCAGGTTCAGATTCTCCTGTAGGATGAAGAAACAAAAAGCTTTGAAGTCCCTtgcaggaaagagagaaaaacaaacaGGTCCTCCCACATTCATACATGAAACATAAATAGAGATGACAAACTTTATCTATTGGCTAAATCGCTAACAAATCACTATTTTTCCCCcacaaattggtcttttgaccaatcacatgaTATTTTTCAgcgctgatctgattggtcaaaagaccaattagtgatagaaatatcagaattgggctgtttCTAGGCAGCCTAAGAATGTGTATGTAACCAGTCTGGTTGAGTTTGTACAGACCTGTATTGTGAACGGTGTCAACTTCTTCTTGTTTATGGTCCTCTCGTCAATCGTGTCTGGCACCGACAGGTTGATCATTTTACTACAGGAGCACATACACAGCTGGTTTATGAGGGGTCCTAATGTTGGGAGATGCAGATATGCCCCATTTCAACCAACCAGGTGTAAGGAAAAGTAGCTGTGTTAAGGGCTATAAAGACAGAATTACACAGAACATAGCGATTTATATAATTATGTCTCACCAGAGAACGATGCCGTCGCCCATGGCCTTGAAGAGGGAATCTGAGTTGGGGTCCATGGGCAGGGCGTGCTTGCAGTCAGGGTCATTCTCCAGCGCTGTGTTGAGCCAGTTAACAAACGCGTACCGCTCCTCCTCTGCACAGGGCAGCACAGGGAAACTTTCAGCCAACACAACCAGCACCACTTCATACACCTTCTCTCACTACATGGGAATAATGTTATGTTTCACATCCAAGGAAACCCAGTTATTGGTTTCGATTGACTAGGGCCCCTAGTGTAGAGTAGGTAATCAATCCACTatgagatgagagacagagagcatctACCAAAACTCATGAGAAAGGTTCCCTTAAATTAGATCAAAAGGCCTATACACTGagtaaacaaaacattaggaacacgttcctaatattgagttgcaccccctcagaacagcctcaattcgtcagggcatggactctacaaggtgttgaaagcattcgaCAGGGaggctgacccatgttgactccaatgcttcccacagttgtgtcaagtcagctggatgtcctttgggtggtggaccattgttgatatatacagaaaacTATTGAGCAcaaaaaacccagcagtgttgcagttcttaaaTATTTAGTCTTGGCCATTCACTctatgaatggcacacatacacaatcctcatctacactgattgaagtggatttaacaagtaacatcaatagGGGATCATACCTTTAacctgtattcacctggtcagtctcatgaAGAGCacgtgttcttaatattttgtacactgtgtatatacaCAGTACAGCATACTGTAATGCAATCCCCTCAACATTAGTAGAAGGAGACTGAGCAGCTCACCAGAGAAGGAGTGTTGCGTGCCCTCACTGGACTGCGTAGATGTACCCCCAATGGCCAGGATCCCCTCCTTCCTGTTAATGGCCTTGCGGAAGCTTTTGGCAATGTCACTGCTCTTCAACTCCTGGAATATCTGCAGTAGAAGGGGCAAAGTGCATTTTAGCTTCAACGGCCAACCTCTTCAAGATCCTAATACATTTCTGCTTACATTATGCTCAGTTATTATCATAAGCATTATTACAAGATAAATCAGTGTAAGCCTGCAATGGTGTTGCAGGCTTAGCAACAAAAACACAGGTGTTTAGCAGGAAGCCAAGCGCCTCTGTGAACCAAACGTTTTTATCCTCTTTTCTAATTCAACATGTTACAGGACACTGTACGAAGTCTACACCAGACCACAAACATAGGATCAAGTGGTGTTAGCCTACACTGCCCATGCACTGTAGATAGAGGTCCATGGAAAAGACAACAGTAggcatttttttattatttaactacgcaagtctgtaaataagaatgtgttcttaactattacagcctacaccggccaaaccaggacgacgctgggccaactgtgcgccgtcctatgggactcccaatcaccgctggttgtgatacagcctggattcggaccagggtgtctgtagtgacacctcttgcactgagatgcagtgccttagaccgctgcgccacttgggaacCCAAAATGTACCTTCATAAGTAATGACTGTGTTATTTAATTTactaatttatttttttatatgatTTACAATTATCTTAATCTCATACTGTACCCACCATATTTTAAAtgaaaacaaccccccccccacacacacaaaaaagttCCTCTCGTCAGTGAGCTATGAGAAATGGCCTAAAATAGAGAGATTAgtaataattattttatttttggatCCCATTGGTCAAATTATTACTCTAAATAGAGACTGGCACAGGCCAATAAATTACTGTTCTCTCATCATGGGTGAAACGAAATACAGGAACTCTCACCATCTGACCTCATTTCCTCATTCCTGTGTGTGCTTTAGTGGACACTCAATTGACACGTTAAAGAGATAGTTCACAAGAATTTCAAAGGGGAACTTGATTTCACAAAGGAGACAAAAGATGGTCCCCTTAGTCAGACAGGGATAGGCAGAACTCCCAACAACAAATCCCTCATTAACTGGAACAAACTCGCCAAACCTGACTCGCTGACACCAACTCCCTGAGGATGACTGGCCAAACCTGCCTTGCTGAAACCCGACTCCCTTAGGATGACTAACACACAACTGTCAAACATGACTAACACACAACTGTCAAACATGACTCACCGACAGAAACTCATCAAAGCTGATCTTGTTGTCCTTGTTGCGATCCAGCTTCTGAATGATCTCCCTGACTTTGTAGCCAGGCAGGGGAAGGTTGGCCTCCTTGAACAGTTCATGGAGCTCATAGTCACAGATGGATCCATTGCCATCGAGGTCTACAAAAGCACAAACGGACCGCAGTTTGAGCATATTTTCTAAATACGTTTCAGCTAACACACAATACTTTTTTGCTTGAATCCTTGGGTTGGTTCACAAACAATAGAAAAAAATGCAGGCAAGGGACATGTAAGTGAAAGTCAATAACTAAAAAGTCGGGGACAGTACAATGAAGCAGTTGTAGACTTGTAGCCTATGTAACAAACATTTACTATGAAACAAGCCATACTGGTCGTACTAATgtagcaaatcaaatcaatcaactgTAAAATCACAGATGTAGCCAACTCACCAATTTTGCCAAACGCCTCTCGCAGCTCCTCCAGCTCGTCTTTGGAGATCTTTCCTGCCATGTTGATGGAAATGACTGAAGGTGGTCAGTCAAGAGAGGTGGGTCCTGTGCAGACAAACAGGTCGGTAAatcagagagagacggggaacaGAAGTCCTGAACCGGTCAGATCATGAGCGGCAGAAGGGGAAATGACAGTAAGGGGATACCATTACATTACTTCCCTTACGAGCAACCCTCTCTGTAACAATATGACCCTCCATGACCTCTTAGCGGgtctggaggagaagaggacaccAGTATTAGTCCTGTCTACTGAGCATTTGAATCCTTGTTGCAGTGGGAGGGAACGGAAGATAGTGTCACTTTAGCATGACAGATGACTTATTCTGTGGCTCACTTGGCTGGAACCTGagctcacagagacagagacactagagCACTGCTGCCTCACTGACCACTCCACATCAGCACAGCACGTGTCTAATTGGATATTAGGttactacagtatgttcataTAAATGATAGATAACCCCACTTGAAGGATGTCACTATTGGTAGGCCTATACAGAGTCAGATTAAGTGCAGTTAGAAGGGGGGGGTGAAAGGAATAGCGGTGAGAGGTCACAACTCGGGAATGAGCCAGCCGTAAGTATTTTGGCGATAGTCACCCTTCACATTGAAATATTCAAGGGCAACAACAAATACCAACCAGAGATAACAGAATACAATCCATTCCACACGCTTTCATGTTTCTTTCACCAACGTTTGCTGATTTGTAGGCCCTAGTGATCTCCATTCTTCTCATGGATAAGTACTTCGTTGAGGCACCGCCACCCCTCCCATGTTGAAGGGGTATAGAAATGCAGTAAACAGGTCTGTCTATAAAAATAGGCTACATCAGCTGCATACatgtacatttttgtcatttagcagacactcctatCCAGAGTAACTTACAGCATCAATTAGGTttatgtgccttgctcaaggacacagacAGGATTTCCACCTTGTAGGCTTGGGGATTTGACCCAGCgatctttcagttactggcctaactctcttaaccgctaggctacctgccgccctgtaCTGTTCACACTCTGCGCCATCCAAAGCTAAACCGGAATAAGCACATTCTCCTTTCATAAAGAGTTCACCCATGAAGGCTTGCACTGACAAAATACTCACAAGTATGAATGCAATTACAATGTTCTTTTTTAACAAATTACTCCTCCCTGAAGACATAGGCTTGGGAATCTGGATTCCTCACAATCATGCTTTCAGAACATAATTAATAGGCTTGGGTAGTATACCGTTTATACTTTGGGAAAAGCCACAGGATGGCTCTTCAATACCCCAGTGTGCTGAAGCATGTAAAAATCgtatgtcctcggttgcaacactcactacctagttccaaactgcctctgaagcaccgtcagcacaataactgttcgatgggagcttcatgaaatgggtttccgtggccgagcagccgcacacaaggctaagatcaccatgtgcaatgccaagcattggctgaagtggtgtaaagcttgtcgccattggactccggagcagtggaaagagttctctggagtgatgaatcattcTTCCCCATCAGGCAGTCCAATGGACAAATCTTGGCGGATGccaagagaacgctacctgccccatgcatagtgccaactgtaaagttttgtggaggaggaataaatGGTATGGGgcttcaaaaaaaaaaaacttctctTCATGGTTTggcctaggccccttagttccagtgaagggaaacactacagcatacaatgatattctaaacaattctgtgcttccaacttagGGGCAAAAGTTtgggaagaccctttcctgtttcagcatgacttATTTACAGTGCAGTGAAGTGCACagagcaaggtccatacagaaatggtttgtcgagatcggtgtgaaagaacatgactggccaacacagagccctgacctcaaccccattgggatgaattggaacgccgactaaatcgcccaacatcagtgccagacctcattaatgctcgtggctgaatggaagcaagtccctgcagcaatgttccaacatctagaggaaagccttctcagaagagtggaggctgtcgtAGCagtaaagggggaccaactccattaaTGCCCATGAGttttgaatgagatgttcgacaagcaggtgtccacatacactacatgaccaaaagtatcaaGATCAAGCAGCAGAGACAATCCTCTCCTGGATTAAGATCCCTGCTGCCGAATATTTGTTTTGTCTGTGCTGCAAGCTATGTTTTGAGATACATTCATAACTTCAtgggatgggctgtctgtcctagAGGTAAATGTTTGCATGTACTCGTTAGCATTTACCTAGCATGCAATATGAGAAGTCCTTAGTActtgttagcattctggtaagtGTTGGTTTTTGGCcttttattataaaaaaaaaGAATCATAAATTACGCCCCTTGTGTGTACTACTGATAAAACTGTATATCCCGGGATGGCACAGGCACGGTACGGAGATCTGGATACAGCACAACCCTAAAAACTAACATGTCGAATGGCCTATACAATACAGTGAGTCAGTGCATAACAAAATGTCCTTGCTAAATATAAGTCCTGGGTATGAAGAAATTATATATGATAATAGATCAATTGATTAGAGGCCTAAATCATGAGTCATGACCATAAATAAGATGGCAATATCAGTCAGTTCAGTTCCTCCAATGGGACCAATTTCTCCTAATCTGCATCTGGCATCACAGGCACACATTCAACAGGACG
Above is a genomic segment from Oncorhynchus masou masou isolate Uvic2021 chromosome 12, UVic_Omas_1.1, whole genome shotgun sequence containing:
- the LOC135550545 gene encoding plastin-3 gives rise to the protein MAGKISKDELEELREAFGKIDLDGNGSICDYELHELFKEANLPLPGYKVREIIQKLDRNKDNKISFDEFLSIFQELKSSDIAKSFRKAINRKEGILAIGGTSTQSSEGTQHSFSEEERYAFVNWLNTALENDPDCKHALPMDPNSDSLFKAMGDGIVLCKMINLSVPDTIDERTINKKKLTPFTIQENLNLALNSASAIGCHVVNIGALDLREGKPHLVLGLLWQIIKIGLFADIELSRNEALAALLRDGETLEDLMKLSPEELLLRWANFHLENAGWQKINNFSSDIKDSRAYFHLLNQISPKGTEEDQPRIDISMAGFSEKDDLKRAENMLQQADRLGCRQFVTPADVVAGNPKLNLAFVANLFNKYPSLTKPEGEDIDWGLLEGETREERTFRNWMNSLGVNPHVNHLYGDLADALVILQLYEKIKVPVDWTNKVNKPPYPKIGTNMKKLENCNYAVELGKTTAKFSLVGIGGQDLNDGNATLTLALVWQLMRRYTLNVLEDLGDGQKANDDIIVKWVNTTLSEAGKTTKISSFKDKEISTSLPVVDLIDAIQPGSISYDLVKTGSLSAEDKLENAKYAVSMARKIGARVYALPDDLVEVKPKMVMTVFACLMGRGMKRA